A window of the Juglans microcarpa x Juglans regia isolate MS1-56 chromosome 5D, Jm3101_v1.0, whole genome shotgun sequence genome harbors these coding sequences:
- the LOC121265480 gene encoding GDSL esterase/lipase At5g03610-like, translated as MGVKKIVVNALQPLGCVPSKTAISSFQQCNETENSLVVFHNLLLQQAVAKLNSEAKDSYPFVILDLYDSFLTVIKNKGGTQFENPLKPCCFGISSKYNCGSVDENGAKN; from the exons ATGggagttaaaaaaatagttgtgAACGCTTTACAGCCTTTAGGATGCGTCCCTTCAAAGACAGCCATATCCTCATTCCAACAATGCAATGAAACGGAAAACTCTCTCGTCGTTTTCCACAACCTGCTGTTGCAGCAAGCCGTGGCAAAGTTAAACAGCGAAGCCAAGGATTCTTATCCTTTTGTCATTCTTGATCTTTATGACTCCTTCCTCAC aGTAATCAAGAACAAAG GAGGTACACAGTTTGAGAACCCACTGAAGCCATGTTGTTTTGGTATAAGCAGCAAATACAACTGTGGGAGTGTAGATGAAAATGGGGCCAAGAATTAA